A genomic window from Companilactobacillus alimentarius DSM 20249 includes:
- the licT gene encoding BglG family transcription antiterminator LicT, with translation MRIIKVINNNIVTSNQDGNEVIVMGKGLGFNKTSGDLIPQTKIEKVFALNTSDGVDRFKLLLKDVPMQELQACDEIISYAKLSLGKRLSDSIYVALTDHVHFAIQRFKKGMDFGNALSWEVKHFYNHEYLIGKEGLNIIEKRTGTRLPDDEAVTVALHLVNAELDNSMDHTVGMTKLIKEILGIIQYTFHVELSDTSLAYERLMTHLKFFIQRVLTNQPLPDNDNKLFEMIKQSYTDEFNCALKIAKYVKKELNYSLTDAELSYLTIHINRVLTEN, from the coding sequence TTGAGAATAATTAAAGTAATCAATAATAATATTGTTACGTCTAATCAAGATGGCAATGAAGTTATTGTGATGGGAAAAGGATTAGGATTTAACAAAACCAGTGGTGATCTTATTCCTCAAACAAAAATTGAAAAAGTCTTTGCTTTAAATACGTCAGATGGCGTTGATAGGTTCAAACTATTGTTAAAAGATGTTCCTATGCAAGAACTTCAAGCCTGTGATGAAATTATTTCGTATGCTAAATTATCCTTGGGAAAAAGACTAAGCGATAGTATTTACGTTGCTTTAACAGATCATGTTCATTTTGCCATTCAACGATTTAAAAAGGGTATGGACTTTGGCAATGCTTTGTCTTGGGAAGTTAAGCACTTCTATAATCATGAATATTTAATTGGTAAAGAAGGATTAAATATCATTGAAAAACGTACTGGAACACGTCTTCCTGATGATGAAGCTGTAACCGTGGCCTTACATTTGGTAAATGCTGAGCTAGATAATTCTATGGATCATACTGTAGGTATGACCAAGCTAATTAAAGAGATATTAGGAATAATTCAATATACTTTTCACGTTGAATTATCAGATACAAGTTTGGCATATGAAAGATTGATGACACATTTAAAATTCTTTATACAACGCGTTCTTACCAATCAACCATTGCCTGATAATGACAATAAGTTATTTGAAATGATCAAACAGAGCTATACTGATGAATTCAATTGTGCTCTGAAGATTGCAAAATATGTAAAAAAAGAACTAAATTATTCACTTACTGATGCGGAACTATCGTATTTAACGATTCATATTAATAGAGTATTAACAGAAAATTAA
- a CDS encoding DnaD domain protein → MEDELFNKFVDSGSTSINNLILKNYHKLGMTEKDLIVYLALSMYGQKGNTFPMAKDLADDTGMDEASIYTIIQGLIKLGIIELKTIMDHHQQRDIYSLTPIYHRIQSLLQQEQQSDKQHKLMSDTEELFRKIEVEFGRPLSPIEQEQIHQWIDDDHYSVELIDLALREAVLNQAYSLKYMDRILISWEKSNIKTAEQLQDRRKKLGY, encoded by the coding sequence ATGGAAGATGAATTATTCAATAAATTTGTTGATAGTGGCAGCACCAGTATTAATAATTTAATACTAAAAAATTATCATAAATTGGGAATGACGGAAAAAGATTTAATTGTCTATTTAGCTTTGTCCATGTATGGTCAAAAAGGGAACACCTTTCCGATGGCAAAAGATTTAGCTGACGATACAGGGATGGACGAAGCCAGTATTTATACAATCATCCAAGGCTTAATAAAATTGGGTATAATTGAATTAAAGACAATCATGGATCATCACCAACAACGTGATATTTATTCGTTGACTCCCATTTATCATCGAATTCAAAGCCTGTTGCAACAAGAACAACAATCAGATAAGCAACACAAATTGATGTCTGACACTGAAGAATTATTTCGCAAAATTGAAGTTGAATTTGGTCGGCCACTGTCACCAATTGAACAAGAACAGATTCACCAATGGATCGACGATGACCATTATAGCGTTGAATTGATTGATCTAGCCTTGAGAGAAGCTGTTTTGAATCAAGCTTATTCATTAAAATATATGGATCGGATTTTAATTAGTTGGGAAAAGAGTAATATAAAGACAGCAGAACAATTACAAGATCGTCGAAAGAAGTTGGGATATTAA
- the tyrS gene encoding tyrosine--tRNA ligase, whose product MDVDVSELQKNKIEEQYSVLTSNVTSVVEKAELKRKIKDSVINNKPLNVKLGLDPSAPDIHLGHLVVLKKLKQFQQFGHKIHLVIGDFTGMIGDPTGKSESRVQLSKEEVEKNARTYVEQFGRILDMRNVEVHYNSSWLEKLNIKNLIDLLSTTTVARMLERNDFTKRFNNQTPIYLHEFLYPLFQGYDSVALHSDVELGGNDQQYNLLVGRRLQDHFDQSKQVVMTMPLLVGLDGKMKMSKSKHNYIGITEKPDIIFGKIMSIPDIQMLEYYKSISTFSDKEIDVIEKKMNSNLINPKDVKVMLAKDIIKQLYNQKSADSAEQEFNNVFKKGQVPNQIPNFAWNGDSEVSISTLFTTTSLLPSKGAAMRMLKNGGLRINSKKLKEGDSKVTVSDGMIIQVGKRKFLRIKY is encoded by the coding sequence ATGGACGTTGACGTATCTGAATTACAAAAAAATAAAATTGAGGAACAATATAGTGTGTTAACATCTAATGTTACCAGTGTGGTAGAAAAAGCCGAATTAAAGAGGAAAATAAAGGATTCTGTTATTAATAACAAGCCTTTAAACGTTAAACTCGGGTTAGATCCTTCCGCACCAGATATCCATTTGGGGCACTTAGTTGTTTTAAAAAAATTAAAGCAATTTCAACAATTTGGTCATAAAATACATCTTGTTATAGGTGATTTTACGGGAATGATAGGAGATCCAACTGGTAAATCCGAATCGAGGGTTCAGTTAAGTAAGGAAGAAGTTGAAAAAAATGCTAGAACGTATGTCGAACAATTTGGAAGAATTTTAGATATGAGGAATGTTGAGGTACATTACAATTCTAGTTGGCTAGAAAAATTAAATATAAAGAACTTGATAGATCTTTTATCAACCACTACTGTTGCAAGGATGCTAGAAAGAAATGACTTTACAAAAAGGTTCAATAATCAGACACCAATATATTTACATGAATTTTTGTACCCACTATTTCAAGGGTACGATTCAGTAGCATTACATTCTGATGTTGAACTTGGCGGAAATGATCAACAGTATAATTTATTGGTGGGGAGAAGATTACAAGACCACTTTGATCAAAGTAAGCAGGTAGTAATGACAATGCCATTATTAGTCGGTTTAGATGGTAAGATGAAAATGTCAAAATCAAAGCATAATTATATTGGTATTACAGAGAAGCCAGATATTATTTTTGGAAAAATAATGTCAATTCCGGATATACAAATGCTAGAATATTATAAATCAATATCTACTTTTTCAGATAAGGAAATCGATGTTATTGAAAAGAAAATGAATTCTAATCTGATAAATCCCAAAGATGTTAAAGTAATGTTAGCAAAAGATATAATTAAGCAATTATATAATCAGAAAAGTGCAGACTCTGCGGAACAAGAATTTAATAATGTTTTCAAAAAAGGACAGGTTCCCAATCAAATACCTAATTTTGCTTGGAACGGGGATAGTGAAGTATCCATCTCAACATTATTTACAACTACTTCTTTGCTGCCTTCGAAAGGAGCGGCTATGCGAATGCTCAAAAATGGTGGATTGAGGATCAATTCAAAGAAATTAAAAGAAGGGGATAGTAAGGTAACAGTGTCGGACGGTATGATTATACAAGTAGGAAAAAGAAAATTTTTGAGAATAAAATATTAA
- a CDS encoding helicase C-terminal domain-containing protein: protein MKNSYAVVDLETTNSNWHDNGRIIQFGCALIENGEITHIYDQKINPKVPIPNRITALTGLSDKDVKDSPTFEEVAPDIFKLLKNRVFIAHNVNFDLTFLNRELKRIGMNQLNVKAIDTVELSQILFPTISSYKLQDLTHYLSIVHRNPHSANSDAHVTAELFLIILKRIQQLPIQTLRLLAKFGKNTIRETNLVFKTVLEEREKESRSIVLPAYLFEKNGLVLRKKDFHVSEKIDHTTKYPQTREAKKELLDGILDYRVNQSKLMDNIYHTSQNRDKVKKWNLIEAPTGAGKTLGYLLPLSYLVNVDQKLIIATTTKVLQQQIVEQSIPLLNQVTHNEFHAEIVKSSYNFIDLDRFYEALDNYRLHSHTAILKMKIIVWLTMTTTGDLSELHLTNYNSPLFSIIRHRGEPKENSIFSEDDFWLYQQNRYLESRILVTNQSFLARHLDSQFWGKNSYLVVDEANHFAGSLRDASSPTIDFLKLNEYVKKISDILYQNRVTLRYAFTEVTTQLWNYQDLQGMETHFQAVDELMQRLEYNIFGTYVQNQVKFKDREEFVSILDSDHKFGKNNIKLIDLLSDLIVELSLISNRVETLFDQYNFQKNFISVELSKVISNLTIENSKLRSVIINLDELSQALQGNDDKFGVQIEMRDYYEVNTLKISWRQFDIKTLIEETTDRFSQIFAIGAAITVQKDFSHFILDTQLNQNQINQMVILPDMNSISKNSKIYLPANLPDIQSLSSDEYYKMVTSYIVDILDNLDHQTMILFNSLNTLSNVYNRLMETDVKEKWEILAQGVTGSNEKIKKRFAIGRRSVLLGANSFWEGVDFPKKMLEILIVTRIPFESPEQPDVKIKQDILKQQNLNVFKVDSLPNAILQLRQGLGRLVRTPTDRGVILLLDNRILTKNYGKTILDSLPKGLPLINEDMDTIKKDINEFLN, encoded by the coding sequence TTGAAAAATTCTTACGCTGTTGTTGATCTAGAAACTACCAATTCTAATTGGCATGACAACGGGCGTATAATTCAATTCGGCTGTGCCCTTATCGAAAACGGTGAAATAACACATATTTATGATCAAAAAATCAATCCCAAAGTCCCAATCCCCAATCGTATCACTGCTTTAACGGGATTAAGCGACAAGGATGTTAAGGATTCACCAACATTTGAAGAAGTTGCACCTGATATTTTTAAACTTTTAAAAAATCGAGTTTTTATTGCACATAACGTGAATTTTGATTTGACCTTTTTAAATCGAGAACTTAAACGTATCGGAATGAACCAACTCAATGTCAAAGCAATCGATACTGTTGAATTATCGCAAATACTTTTTCCAACAATTAGTAGTTATAAACTACAAGATTTAACGCATTATTTAAGCATTGTTCATAGGAATCCGCATAGCGCTAACTCTGATGCGCACGTAACAGCGGAATTATTCTTAATTATTCTCAAACGTATCCAGCAATTGCCAATTCAAACATTGCGCTTGTTGGCTAAGTTTGGGAAAAATACTATTCGTGAAACTAACTTAGTTTTCAAAACTGTTCTAGAAGAACGTGAAAAAGAATCACGCAGTATCGTTCTACCAGCCTACTTATTTGAAAAAAATGGCTTAGTCTTACGAAAAAAGGATTTTCATGTCAGTGAGAAGATCGATCACACGACTAAATATCCGCAGACTCGTGAAGCTAAGAAGGAACTCTTAGATGGAATTTTGGATTATCGTGTCAATCAATCTAAGTTAATGGATAACATTTATCACACGAGTCAAAACCGTGATAAAGTTAAAAAATGGAACTTAATTGAAGCACCAACTGGAGCTGGAAAGACGTTGGGTTATCTTTTGCCACTGTCATATTTGGTCAATGTTGACCAAAAATTGATTATTGCGACAACGACTAAAGTTTTACAGCAACAAATTGTCGAACAATCGATACCATTGTTGAATCAGGTGACACATAATGAGTTCCACGCTGAAATCGTGAAAAGCAGTTATAACTTCATTGATTTGGATCGTTTCTATGAAGCACTTGATAACTATCGCTTGCACAGTCACACGGCTATTTTGAAGATGAAAATCATCGTTTGGCTGACCATGACGACAACTGGCGATTTAAGTGAATTGCATTTGACCAACTATAATAGTCCACTGTTCAGTATTATTCGTCATCGTGGCGAGCCCAAAGAAAATTCAATCTTTAGTGAAGATGACTTTTGGCTGTATCAACAGAATCGTTATTTAGAATCACGAATTTTAGTAACGAATCAATCATTTTTGGCTCGACATTTGGATAGTCAATTCTGGGGTAAAAACTCTTATCTAGTAGTTGATGAGGCCAATCATTTTGCTGGTAGTCTGCGGGATGCAAGTTCACCGACTATTGACTTTTTGAAGCTGAATGAATATGTTAAAAAAATCAGTGATATTCTTTACCAAAATCGCGTGACACTACGTTATGCTTTTACGGAAGTCACGACTCAGCTTTGGAATTATCAAGATTTGCAGGGGATGGAGACACATTTTCAAGCTGTTGATGAATTGATGCAACGCTTGGAATACAATATCTTTGGCACCTATGTTCAGAATCAAGTCAAATTTAAAGATCGTGAAGAGTTTGTCTCCATCTTAGATAGCGACCATAAATTTGGAAAAAATAATATCAAGCTAATTGATTTATTGTCTGATTTGATTGTTGAGTTGTCGTTAATTTCTAATCGTGTAGAAACGTTGTTCGACCAATATAATTTTCAAAAGAATTTTATTTCGGTAGAACTTTCAAAAGTTATCTCTAATTTAACGATTGAAAACAGCAAACTGCGTTCGGTGATCATTAACTTAGATGAATTGTCTCAAGCCTTACAAGGCAATGATGATAAGTTTGGCGTTCAAATTGAGATGCGTGATTATTATGAAGTTAATACGTTAAAGATCAGCTGGCGTCAATTTGATATTAAAACTTTGATTGAAGAGACGACAGATCGTTTTAGCCAAATTTTTGCTATCGGAGCTGCAATTACGGTTCAAAAAGACTTTTCACATTTTATTTTAGATACACAATTAAATCAAAACCAGATCAATCAAATGGTTATTCTGCCTGATATGAATAGTATTTCTAAAAATAGTAAAATTTATTTGCCAGCTAATTTACCAGATATTCAATCCCTCTCGAGTGATGAGTATTATAAGATGGTAACTAGCTATATTGTAGATATACTGGATAATTTGGATCATCAAACGATGATTTTATTCAATTCATTGAACACTTTGAGTAATGTTTACAATCGTCTAATGGAAACTGACGTCAAAGAGAAGTGGGAGATTTTGGCCCAAGGTGTTACCGGTTCTAATGAAAAAATCAAGAAACGTTTTGCCATTGGACGTCGTTCGGTCCTTTTGGGTGCTAATTCTTTTTGGGAGGGAGTCGACTTTCCTAAGAAGATGTTGGAAATTTTGATTGTCACGCGGATTCCTTTTGAATCGCCAGAACAACCTGATGTTAAGATCAAGCAAGATATTCTTAAGCAGCAAAATTTGAACGTCTTTAAAGTGGATTCTTTACCTAATGCTATTTTGCAGTTACGTCAAGGACTAGGACGTTTAGTTAGAACCCCAACTGATCGTGGAGTTATTCTATTGTTAGACAATCGAATTTTAACAAAGAATTATGGCAAAACAATTTTAGATTCGTTACCAAAAGGTTTGCCATTAATTAATGAAGATATGGATACGATTAAAAAAGATATAAATGAATTTTTGAATTAG
- a CDS encoding endonuclease III domain-containing protein: MLKDEQIVWAIHQMEEDIGPVGPSLDSRTPFQYLISVILSAQATDVSVNKVVPILFSKYPEPKDLMNAKVEDVEQIIKSVGLFHNKAKNIIKTAGIVHNDLNDVVPKTRKGIMALPGAGRKTANVVLSDVFDQPTFAVDTHVSAISKRLHFVDEKANPLQVEKKIVSVMPPEGLHRAHHTMIEYGRKYSMKLAPAKETNQLIIECDKLNAENETDL; this comes from the coding sequence ATGTTAAAAGATGAACAAATAGTTTGGGCCATTCACCAAATGGAAGAAGATATTGGACCAGTCGGACCATCACTCGATTCTAGGACACCATTTCAATATTTAATTTCAGTAATCTTAAGCGCCCAAGCCACCGATGTTTCCGTTAATAAAGTCGTTCCGATTTTATTCAGCAAATACCCAGAACCAAAAGATTTGATGAATGCTAAAGTTGAAGACGTTGAACAGATCATTAAAAGTGTTGGACTTTTTCATAATAAGGCTAAGAATATTATTAAAACTGCTGGAATTGTTCATAACGATTTAAATGACGTTGTGCCAAAGACAAGAAAAGGCATCATGGCACTACCAGGAGCTGGGAGAAAGACAGCCAATGTCGTCTTAAGTGACGTCTTTGATCAGCCTACTTTTGCCGTAGATACGCACGTTTCCGCAATTTCAAAACGATTACACTTTGTAGATGAGAAAGCTAACCCGCTGCAAGTAGAAAAGAAAATTGTCAGCGTCATGCCGCCAGAAGGATTACACCGAGCCCATCATACAATGATCGAATACGGACGTAAGTATTCAATGAAATTAGCCCCTGCTAAAGAGACCAATCAATTGATTATTGAATGCGATAAGTTGAATGCTGAAAATGAAACTGATTTATAA
- a CDS encoding phosphotransferase, which yields MLNQSVLTSDKIKLLLENNYGIFDIDKISVINRGSAGIYKILMKNRFEYIVKEFQSGYSEKSIKNEVGICDFLMKKGIHTSELLRDNKGNTVNKINGRFVTVQKYIQGYTVNPNEAPLWLMNESSMLLGKIHVKLSNYPMKRYGFKSNWLNLDIKNKKGKRFEEYIKKAEKDSNSNSEEIINDLKFKLSLIKEIPNSFDKSSLTYVNSHGDYSINQLICNDDHITAVIDFATASKLPAVWEVIRSFTYSDPDCKNGKINIFSLEAYIEAYLTYGTLTHSDIERMFDIYYYQLILSSYGYKEYFEKETYRRENVINFAKWRTNLLRDLCKNKEDYGYQLNNWFLKKRV from the coding sequence ATGTTAAATCAATCTGTTTTAACATCCGACAAAATAAAACTACTTTTAGAAAATAATTATGGAATATTTGATATTGATAAAATCAGTGTCATCAATAGAGGAAGTGCGGGGATTTATAAAATTTTAATGAAAAATCGATTTGAATATATAGTTAAAGAATTTCAATCTGGATATTCCGAAAAAAGTATTAAAAATGAAGTTGGAATATGTGATTTTCTTATGAAAAAGGGAATTCATACTTCCGAATTGCTAAGAGACAATAAGGGTAATACCGTCAATAAAATTAATGGAAGATTTGTTACGGTACAAAAATATATACAAGGATACACTGTAAATCCAAATGAGGCACCATTATGGCTTATGAATGAATCTTCTATGCTACTTGGAAAAATTCATGTGAAACTTTCAAATTATCCTATGAAAAGATATGGTTTTAAAAGTAATTGGTTAAATTTGGATATTAAGAATAAAAAGGGAAAAAGATTTGAGGAATACATAAAAAAAGCAGAAAAAGATAGTAACTCAAATTCTGAGGAAATAATTAACGATTTAAAATTCAAACTATCTTTAATCAAAGAGATACCCAATTCATTTGATAAAAGCAGCCTTACCTATGTAAATTCACATGGTGACTATAGTATCAATCAATTAATTTGTAATGACGATCACATTACGGCGGTTATTGATTTTGCTACCGCCTCTAAATTACCTGCAGTGTGGGAAGTAATTAGATCATTTACTTATTCAGACCCAGATTGTAAAAATGGGAAAATTAATATATTTTCTTTGGAAGCATATATAGAGGCCTATCTTACTTATGGAACCTTGACTCATTCAGATATAGAAAGAATGTTTGATATATATTACTATCAATTAATTCTAAGTTCCTATGGGTATAAGGAATATTTTGAGAAAGAAACTTATAGAAGGGAAAATGTAATAAATTTTGCCAAATGGAGAACAAATCTATTAAGAGATCTTTGCAAGAATAAGGAAGATTATGGTTATCAATTAAATAATTGGTTTTTGAAGAAAAGAGTATGA
- a CDS encoding beta-glucoside-specific PTS transporter subunit IIABC, which translates to MDYKKSADEILKNIGGEKNIDYATHCMTRLRFGLKDESKANGKRIEQIDGVKGVMSQSGQYQVIIGSDVTSVFSELPDSVKDSDSSQVETKPKEKLTPKVIFNNVIDYLSSSITAALGVIIGSGMVKLLLVILDLIGVQHGSTYNLLTIIGDVGFYFLPIVLAYTAAKKLKIDPALSIVVSAFLIHPNLISMLAKGNVTFLKVPVYSTTYASSIIPPLLATWVLSLIIPLIDKITPSWSKTILNPMLSLLITIPIVLVIFAPIGAIIGQGLSIITTTMTNYVPWLTMGIVAAFLPLLVIAGLHHAFDPIYLSSFAKVGYDPLFLPMMLAMNFSMTAAILVVGIKSKDKKKESLAYSSAISAGLAGITEPGLFGVLLKNKKALRSAMLGSGIGGVLVGLLHLKIFAPVSPSVIAMISFLSKKYPANIVYALIIAIVSFISAFVFTWLSYREEAENDKNSIKLNNQSVLAPIKGKVIPLEQVKDATFADKLLGDGIAIEPSEGKVYSPVEGTVQVMYKTGHAIGLLSDTGNEILIHIGLDTVKLEGKGFEKIAKQGDHVRAGQLLLKFDMSFIEAQGYDLTTPVVVTNLDSTGKKLVENNVQQDIGSSMPIFDIQGGN; encoded by the coding sequence ATGGATTATAAAAAATCAGCCGATGAAATATTAAAAAATATTGGTGGAGAAAAGAATATAGATTACGCAACTCATTGTATGACCAGATTACGATTTGGATTGAAGGATGAATCTAAAGCAAATGGAAAACGAATTGAACAAATTGATGGTGTCAAAGGTGTAATGAGTCAAAGTGGACAATATCAAGTCATAATTGGTAGTGACGTTACTAGTGTCTTTTCTGAATTGCCGGATAGCGTTAAGGATAGTGATTCATCTCAAGTAGAAACAAAGCCCAAAGAGAAATTGACACCAAAAGTTATTTTTAATAATGTCATAGATTATCTTTCATCATCTATTACCGCTGCATTGGGAGTAATCATTGGTAGTGGGATGGTTAAATTATTACTGGTAATTTTAGATTTAATAGGAGTACAACATGGTTCAACATATAATTTATTGACTATTATCGGTGATGTTGGATTTTATTTCTTACCAATAGTTTTAGCTTATACAGCTGCAAAAAAATTAAAGATTGATCCAGCATTATCTATTGTTGTATCAGCATTTTTAATTCACCCAAACTTAATTTCTATGTTAGCTAAAGGAAATGTAACTTTTCTAAAAGTTCCTGTATATAGTACAACATATGCATCATCCATTATTCCACCTTTACTAGCAACTTGGGTATTGTCACTGATAATTCCATTAATAGATAAAATAACCCCCAGTTGGAGCAAGACGATTCTCAATCCGATGTTATCTTTGTTAATTACTATCCCTATTGTTTTAGTCATCTTTGCACCTATTGGAGCAATTATCGGACAAGGATTAAGTATTATAACTACGACCATGACCAATTATGTGCCATGGTTAACAATGGGTATTGTGGCAGCGTTTTTACCATTGCTTGTCATTGCAGGATTACACCATGCATTTGATCCAATTTATTTATCTAGTTTTGCAAAAGTTGGATATGATCCATTGTTTCTGCCAATGATGTTAGCGATGAATTTCTCTATGACTGCTGCAATTTTGGTTGTTGGTATCAAATCAAAAGATAAGAAGAAAGAATCATTAGCATATTCATCTGCCATTTCAGCTGGATTGGCTGGAATCACTGAACCAGGATTATTTGGTGTTTTATTGAAGAACAAAAAAGCCTTGAGATCTGCAATGCTTGGTTCAGGTATTGGTGGTGTTCTTGTAGGATTATTACATCTAAAAATATTTGCACCAGTTTCACCTAGTGTTATTGCGATGATTTCCTTCTTATCTAAGAAATATCCAGCAAATATTGTTTATGCATTGATCATAGCGATAGTTTCATTTATCTCTGCATTTGTATTTACTTGGTTGTCTTATAGGGAAGAAGCGGAGAATGATAAGAACTCTATTAAATTAAATAATCAATCAGTTTTAGCCCCGATTAAAGGTAAAGTGATTCCACTAGAGCAAGTAAAGGATGCAACATTTGCCGACAAATTATTAGGAGATGGCATTGCAATTGAACCGTCTGAAGGGAAAGTTTATTCACCTGTAGAGGGAACCGTTCAAGTTATGTATAAGACAGGACATGCAATCGGATTATTATCTGATACTGGAAATGAAATATTAATCCATATAGGTTTGGATACTGTCAAACTGGAGGGAAAAGGCTTTGAAAAGATTGCTAAGCAGGGAGACCATGTTAGAGCTGGTCAACTATTACTAAAATTCGATATGTCATTTATCGAAGCTCAAGGTTACGATCTGACAACGCCTGTCGTGGTAACAAATCTTGATTCAACGGGTAAAAAATTGGTAGAAAATAATGTACAACAGGATATTGGTTCTTCAATGCCAATATTTGATATTCAAGGAGGAAATTAG
- a CDS encoding DUF5590 domain-containing protein: protein MNKSTKILLTISLIALAIVSALTYLNLSVAPHSSAKSQANDIAKEKAGIVQPDYFGNYTRKKQYYSVGGLTKKQKYRYIIIDAKSGKTETFNKNSAPVRQTIIDGVAQRYNAKKILHINLGLYKKKPTWEVTFQKKNGSIGYNLIDFRTGKSLQIINNI from the coding sequence ATGAATAAAAGCACAAAAATTTTATTGACCATATCTCTGATTGCACTCGCTATTGTTTCGGCGTTGACATACTTGAATCTTTCCGTTGCACCACATTCCAGTGCTAAGTCGCAAGCTAATGATATTGCAAAAGAAAAAGCAGGTATTGTTCAACCGGATTATTTCGGTAACTATACACGTAAGAAACAGTATTATTCAGTTGGCGGTTTGACCAAAAAACAAAAGTATCGTTATATTATTATTGATGCTAAAAGTGGTAAAACTGAAACTTTCAATAAAAATAGCGCTCCTGTACGTCAGACAATTATTGATGGTGTAGCACAGCGTTATAACGCTAAAAAGATTTTGCATATTAATTTAGGTTTGTATAAAAAGAAACCGACTTGGGAAGTTACTTTCCAGAAGAAGAATGGCAGTATCGGTTATAATCTAATTGATTTTCGAACTGGCAAGAGTCTTCAAATTATAAATAATATTTAA